CTCACTTTCTGTgtcctttaacacacacacacacacacacacacacacacactaggctGACTGTATCATACTATAGGCTGCAGTGTAAAGGTTACTGTAGTTCTCATCACCATTACACTGATATGATTCATATGGAGAGCCTGTGCAATAAGAACAAGGGCAAAGACATTACGCGGGCGAAGCTCTAATATAAAAGGGACTCGAGGGATGTCTTAGTACGAGCTTAATGCTCCCATCAGTAccttcagctcagcctcacacTCGGATGATAATGCAGcgtgtgaatgaatgtgtgtgttccccCCACAGGGGTGTGTTACGCGGAGTTCGGCGTGCGGGTGCCTAAGACCACGGGCTCGGCCTACACGTACAGCTACGTGACCGTGGGCGAGTGCGTGGCGTTCTTCATCGGCTGGAACTTAATTCTGGAGTATCTGATTGGGACCGCGGCGGGGGCGTCGGCTCTCAGCAGCATGGCCGACTcgctggccaatcacagcatCAGCAACTTCATGATAACACACATCGGAACGCTCAATGGATTGGGTGAGTGGACAAGCACAAAGGTTTCAGAGCTGTATCAAGAAGTCATGGCTACTGAGGCTGCATCCTGATTATCTTTCCACTGTTACTGGAAACCTAaagcagaccagcagcagatggtcgcagtgttcttgaaggcaaataataaacgAGGGAGTTAGCGATGTAGCTTggtccattaagggctttgtatacgaggaggaggaccttaaaatcagccctgaatgttacaggaaatcagtgcagagcagctcaaactggactgatgtgctctctcctcttggttctggttaatagccgAGCTGAGGAGATTTCAGTGAGCTGAAGTCTCCAGTAAATAATGCGTTACAGTAATCAAGTCgacttgaaataaaggcatgaatcagtttttcagcgtctttttgatttaaaaatggtTGTACTTTAGTTATGTTTGTCGGGTGGAAATATGAAGTTTTCGTCATCTTGTTGATGCAGGACCTGAATCTTAGATCTGGATCAAGATTtataacctcagatttaatccaagAAGTTCATTTCCCCTGATTATTAAACAGCATATCTCTATTTGTTTTAGGTCCGCCTAGTAGGAATTCAGTTCTGTCCTCGTTTAACTTATTATTCATTGCCAAAAGATAATTAAGTGGAGTCTTTTACTCCATATTTGTAGTCTGAAGCTATCAGCTGCAGTCTACCATCAAAGTCAAATGTCAAGCAGGTGTCGCTTTAAAGCCCTCTGAGGCCTGTCAGACGCTTTTGAGGTACTTTGACATGCTCTGACATTTTTATGGATATCACCTATCTAATAAAACTTTCATCCCAAAGTGCCAATATGCCTAAACTCAGCACCAATAACCTGAGAGCGGTAAGAATGTCACCTGTAGAcatacactttttaaaaacctTGGAAATGTTCAGAGGTGCTGAGATAAGCGTTTCTGACTTTTGAAGCTTGTAAACCGGTGTTTTCTACACTAAGATGATTCAATCGTTGAGAAATGTCGTCTGGTTTGGTTGTTAAAGCGTGAAAACTTTGGAGTGACACCACCGTTTTCAAAGCCAGTGGCCTACACAAGGATTATTGATGAAGCAGGTGTGAACACAGGAGGAGTTTGGagcattttcacacatttttctttcttcataaTGACACACTAACGACTGCAGAGCTGCCTTTTTGTTATATGAATCCTCTGTTTGCAAATGTGGAGCCATCGAGAGCTTCCTTCAGACTCAAagactgaagtgtgttttgtaGTTCCCTCACATGATTCTACAAACTAAATCCACTTTCTGACTGTATACGTTTCAAAGGAGACTGTTGAAGGTTtcagaggatgttttttttatgtgtgtagGACCAAACCTGGCGGGGATTTCAATGCAGTTTGGCCAAATTTCTGTGCTTTGTACCTGAGTTCTTCTGGGTTGGATCACAGTTATGCCAGTTGACCCGAAGAAGCAGGTTTAACAAACTCAGTCTTTGCTGGGATTCATGCAGTTTGTTCTCACTGTCACAAATTACCTTCTCAGCATCTAACAGGAGCGTAATACCATCTGTATCCCAGGAatggttttgtttgtctcaaagggcttctgtttttaaatgatAGCACATATTTTAAAgcctaattaaaaaaaaaagtaacaccATCTGGGAAATCATCCAATCCTTATGAGATTTTTCACAGGGAGCGTCCAAATGATGCTTCATTGCTTATCTTGGGAATCACGTCATTATGGAAAGCGGCGGCAGCATCTTGGATTTCTAAATGATTCATGCAACACAGTTTTCCAGGTCATAAACCGTACCGTGAGGGGAATGCCTGCTAATCTGGTGTAATGCTACACCCGACGCGGGTGCCAGCCCTGTCTTTCTGGATGACACCGCCCTGACAGCCTCTTCCTGTTGGACGCTGACAAAGCGGTGGTTGTGGTCACATGATAAGCAGCGCGGCCAGATGTTCCACAACATAATGGAAAGTTAAtgtttccttttcctgctggataaaaacagctgttttctccACACCTCTGGGAAAAGCGTGGAATTCAGCTCAAAATAAGTCtcattagtttgtgtgtgtgggcgtgagACCACCTGAGGATATTTATGAAGACCCACTTCCTCTGCATGTTCCTCTGCAAGTTGTTTCAAGCTGTAATTATTAAtaaattgttttattgtgcaTTCCTTCAAATTACTTAAGTTGATGCTGCAGATTTCTCATTTGACGTTTCAAGAAAATAGCCCCAATCTTGGGGAAATTTTCTGATGGCTACCTAAATATAAAGCTTTGTAATCACCCGTGTGTCCTTGAAAGAATCAATAGGTCACCCAACCAAGACATGGCAAGAGTTCATGGCCCTGTGACTGATAGATCTGACACGGTGACCATTGTCTAAGACCAAAATATACTCTGACAcactctgtgggtgtgtgtgctccaGGTAAGGGGGAGCAGTCGTACCCAGACCTGCTGGCGCTGCTGATAGCGCTGCTGGTGACGGTGATCGTCGCTTTGGGAGTGAAGAACTCTGTGGGCTTCAACAACGTGCTGAACGTCATCAACCTCATCGTGTGGGTGTTCATGATGATCGCCGGGCTGTTCTTCGTCAGCGGAGAGAACTGGGACGAGGGGAGGTTCCTGCCCTTTGGCTGGTCGGgggtacgcacacacatgcaaacacacacacgctaaatCACAAGAACGCCAATGAATAAAACAGTGAGGCTGAAAGGCAGGTGTGCTGGCAGATTATcggctttgtttttattttacttatttatatGTCAGGGACAATGCAAAAGCAGGCTACAAAAGATGGTAGAGATATGTTGCATGTGGGATTTCTAGCCAAAGATGGCTCTCCTGCTTAAACTGATGAAGAGTACATTAGTTAAACTGAGTACataataaataatgacattGTCATATATGTGAAAAATTGTAATATTGCCTCACATTGTCCGGTCAGTTTgagtttttcttcctgttggaAGGCCATCCCAATAATATGTTCCTTTTGCTTCTGTGGCTTGTTTCAGGTGATGCAGGGAGCAGCCACCTGTTTCTATGCCTTCATTGGATTTGACATCATTGCTACAACAGGCGAGGAGGCCAAGAGTCCCAACACCTCCATCCCCTACGCCATCACTGCCTCACTCATCACCTGCCTCACCGCCTACGTCTCTGTGAGTTCCCCCGAAAACCACAAACAGCCACAGTAAAAGCTTCACTTCATTAGCGCTTCGGAGGTAATGACTGGATGCAGAACATTAATCTTGTGTTACTTCAGTAACTAAGCAGTTGTAGTCAGTAAGTATGATGATTTGGCTCAGTGACTCCAGCGTTACAAAATCAGGTTTTAATTTCACACATAAATATGATCTCATTGATCGTGGGAAGACAGCAGGCTGTAATCACAGCTTCTTATTCATACACCCACATACCGTagtttttcaaaacattttgaaactAATTTGACAAAAGTATTGCATTTAAATCACTGAGAACCAAACACAATTACATGTTTCACTCATTTTGTtcctaagataagataagataaaactttattaatgcCCTGCAGGGGAAATTTaaattgttacagacagcaaagacTTTAAAGAGACATAGAAAAAAGAACATAAAaggcaataaaataaaaaagaaaacagaataaaattacatttatacaaGAGTATAAAAAACTATTGCCATATTGAACTTGACATGAATCAAATTTGAATAACAAATACAGTATTTTGTACTAATACACAgtagaaaaaatatataacaaagaaaatatatcaCATTGCACAATGTATTTGCACAGATGTAGTGGATGAGAGCGGATGTTAACGTAAATAACGGCCGTGCGAACGCGTCATTGTGCGACACGATCCTAAATCTCAGTGTGAAGACGACacatttttgctgctgctgctcgtttCCCATTCTTCTCCTTCATGCTTTGACGTTCCCTCTGAGCTCCTATCAAACCACTTGTAAATGCGACCTGATCCAAAATTTGAGAAGTGTCTGACAGAAGGATGGAAAGATCAAACATGGAGATGCCTCCCTCTGCACTCGGCTGCGTGGGCGTGCATCTAATCTCTGATCTTTACGTATTCAACTTGCACAACCCTTTCTGACTCGTGCTGGATGGTTGTTGCTATGGGTACTGTGTAACGGCGGCCTATCAGGGAGGAGAATTTTTTTTCGGCATCGCCCGGGGGCCGAAGATTGCATCAACTTCAAAACTCAACTACTTCTCCGTGAATAGCTGGTTTTGCtctgtctccccgtctcccAGCTGCACCCATGTCTCCACCTCAGTCCTCTCCCGCGCTGTCACGTCTCCTCTCTCAGCTTCTATTGATCTCCATCTTTCTTTGATCAGACACTCTGTGGACATCGTTCTCGCTCCCATCAGgatcctccagctgctgctcttcaacATCCAGTAATCGCTTTATTAATGAAGCACATGAGATGCCGTTTTTCTGCTGGCATTGATTTTACAGAACACTTGAACTGCAGAGTGAAAGTTTCACTGTAGTTTCTTCCAAAATTGTCAAAATTAGTGGagttcttttcatttgtttggcatttttgggAAACCTCCATCCCGATGGGTCACATGAATGTTTAACTAGCTGATGCGGGCACTGCAGGATGCAGTTTGGGATCAGCTAAATCAAACAAATGCGTCTAGCCGGGATTTGCCGTGGGATTCACTCTAGATTAGTGCAGTCAGCCTGTGACAGGCTCATACACGCCGTCGACCAGCCTGTGCCCAGATAGGAcgaagggtcaaaggtcaccaggCTACGAGGGGGAGACCAATCTCTCGACCTTCCTCTGCGAGGGTTGGTCTTTTTAtcattcctctctcctctcctgccctctctctttctgcgaTCTGCTCATGCAAATCCCTCTCTTTCGCAGCACAGTATCAGTGACAGATGGCCCTGCATGATTTCACACGTCACACACGAGGATCAAAAtcgcgcacgcacgcacgcacacacacacacacacacacacacacacacacacacacacacacacacacacacacagcgagagaGAAGCATGACTAATGAACACTCTGCATGTAATGCGATGTGCGGCGCGCTCGCTGTGTAAAGTTAGACTGGAAGATCGCAGCTCAGCGCTTCATATACAGCATCAAGTTATTCTGATGAgggtgagaaaacactgaattacaTCACTGTTAGAAGCTGTTCTGAGCGTTCCCATGTCAAGAAGTAGTAGTAGCACTttagtgtattagaaatataGTTTAAGCATTGAAAAGTCCTTACAAGTGTacttaatttaaagtatgtttgacatatGCTTTTAAAAAGCGTACTTCTAAATAGATGTCATTAAattaaagtggtatttcaaagtacttataaaaagtgtactttgttgtaagtgtattataaattgtatttttaaaaggtgtactaaattacaaatacttttaattaaaaaatggaattaattaaaaaaagaaatgtgattaaTTAAAGTCCTTTGTActaaagtgtactttaatttcacttcatttgaagtatatttaagtatatttctgACAAattggtgatataatacaattgtactgcaagtgtgttttcaaTACTCGTGAATCCAGATTTTCACTGATGTACACTTAAATATATTGAGAGTGACAAAGGGTAACAAAATGGCCTGTATTGGGGTCTGCCAGTGGTTTCTCATATCACCATTGGGGGCGCCAAATCCCAAAATATGTAATTATCCATATAGCAGCTTTATATAAAGCAACATTTAATTATTGAAGCATCTCCTCTCTATAGTATTTTAGCAATATTTCACGATGAACATCCagttaaatcatttattttgtatttttaattatttaattttttcatatttcagtatGGAACTCTTCTTAACGAGCTCTTTCTCTGTTGGTATTCACCCCTCTTCCATCCAGGTCTCTGTGATCCTGACCCTGATGGTCCCGTACAACGAGATCGACGCAGACGCCCCGCTCATGGAGATGTTTGCCATGCACGGCTGTATGTTCGCAAAGTATATCGTGGCGGTGGGCTCCATAGCCGGACTCACTGTGTCCCTCCTGGGGTCCCTGTTCCCCATGCCCAGGGTCATCTATGCCATGGCAGGGGACGGCTTGCTGTTTAAGTCAGTCAACACGGTTATTTCGTAGCGTTCTTCTTTAATCTCGGTCTAAATGATCTGCACAGCTGGATCTCAAACTCCTCGTTTTTGTGTATTTAGGTTCCTGGCCAACGTGTCTTCCTACACAGAGACCCCTGCTGTTGCCTGTGTGGTGTCGGGCTTTCTGGCTGCCCTGCTGTCCCTCCTGGTCAGCCTCAGAGACCTCATCGAGATGATGTCCATAGGAACCCTGCTGGCCTACACCCTGGTGAGTGGCGGATGATGATGCTAGACGCATTCATATAGACCATATGGGTACATACATGGTGCAAGCATCGCTATATTTAGCTCACTGTATTACAGAGATTTACACTTCAGTCTTTTCTGATAAGAACCAATGGTAGATGTGTATTTTGTGCTTAGCTCTATGATTTGGTCTTTAGTCTGAGACTTACATGAAGTCAAggaatttaatttgttttgcaaatgttagTCAGATTTGGTGAAGAAGGCTCTGCCCTTTGAAGGATTGTGCAAAGCAACAGGGATTTTGCTGGGAAACCTAATCCCTCCAACACACGAACCATACAGATTATAGCTGTTAACGTACAGTAATAGCATGCTTTAGCAAATTCAACAATACCAAGAGGTTTAACATATAAGCAGTTGGTCACGGTGACGGATCGAGTGTTGATCTCTGGATCTAGTCAGCTGGTGGCTGATCAGCTGAAATACCAGTGAGCTGCTGGTTCTGATATATGTATGAAATGCTGATTAGCAATGCAGAAGGTAACATGCAGAAGTTGTTTGCCTCAGAACAAAATGTTTGAGCCAATTCTTCTTCTGCTACTggaagaaaatctgtttttgtgacAACTGCTCCCCCTCCTGGCCTGCAGGTAAGCCTGTGCGTACTCCTGCTGCGTTACCAACCTGAGGGCGACATCCACGGCTTCGTGAACTTCCTGTCTGAGGAGCAGAACaacaagaggaaggaaggcGTCCTGGCCGAGTGCGAGAAAGACGCCTGTTCGCCAACCAGCGAAGCAGACGAGTACGGAGGCCCGCCCACGAACACCTGTGGAGCCAAAAACCTGCCGTCATTGGGCGACAACGAGATGCTGATAGGCAAGCCGGATAAAAACGCCTACACTGCCAGCCACCCAAACTACGGCACGGTGGATATGACCACCGGCATTGAGGCGGAGGAGTCAGAGGGCGGGATGTCCCGGCGGTTGAAGAAGCTCATTGGACCACGCTACTACACCATGAGGATCCGATTGGGCCTCCCGGGAAAGATGGACAGGCCAACTCCGGCCACGGGGAAAACTGTCACCGTCTGtgtcctgctcctcttcatcttcatctttgctTTCTGCTCCTTCATCATTTTTGGtgagaacacacaaacacaaacacattcagacaggaaaCTAGAGTTTAGTGGAACTATAAATTAaatctctctgtcttctcttctcCTGTCCAGGGTCGAGCAGTATTGGGGAGGGTCACTGGTGGGCTTTGCTGCTATTAATCttctttatcatcatcatcgccctgctcatcatcatcatcctccagcAGCCAGAGAACCCTAAGCGGCTGCCCTACATGGCGCCCTGTGTGCCCTTTGTTCCTGCTTCAGCCATGCTGGTCAACATCTACCTCATGCTTAAACTGTCTGCCATCACCTGGATACGATTTTCAATCTGGTGCATCGTGGGTAAGCGAGCGCCTCACTGAATGATTGGCTCAGAGGaggtttttgtctttaattgcCAGATTCTAAGACAGGATTTCTGTCATCCTGGGCAGATGGGAACTGACCGTGTTTTGATGTTAAAACAATGGAGCGATACATTTCATGACTCATCTCTTATTGGCTGGGTGAGACAGTAAAATCTGTCTCATTTACtcgctttgtttgttttttttttatagaagagCGAGGAAGTCTCATCTCACTTTTACTTCCTGACTCGGGTgtatctgcatgtgtctgtgtgctctgaCCAAGCCCTGTCACCTCTTTGTAGTTCTTACTGCTCCTGTAAAGTCAGGACTGCAGCAGGCAGGTGTCcagcagagctgtttttgttctcacacaaacactggcgGACATCTGTGTAGTTTTTTACGGTGTGAGTAGGATTGTCGTACTCTTCTGACTCACTCAGAGTGGGATGAATTGTTCTTAAGTTGACGGAGAGTTTACTCCAAATTGTTTTTGAGCTCTTAGAACAGCGCTGTAAGTTATATACAGAATGCACGTGCGTGTATATTGATATTTGTCTCGTGGTCCCTGCAGGTGTGCTCATCTACTTCGGCTATGGCATGTGGAATAGCACGCTGGAGATCACGGCCAGAGAGAACGAGGTGCACGCCTCCACCTACCAGCGCTACGATCAAGGCGTGGACGAAGGTTTCTGCGGCTTCGACGATGACTTCTACCCGCCTACTACCGATGCCTGGGGCGCGCCAGAGGCGGGGTCGGGGCTCACCCCACCCCCCGAGACGAAACCCGAAAGTGGTGGGACACCATCGAAAGGTGGAGGCAGGACCATTGCCAATCACGGCCTCGCGGAGGAGGATCCGATGGATTTCTGAAAGGACTGACTCTGTGTTACCCTGAATGTACTGCCTTGTCTGCTGcctggggagagggaggggaacaGTAGCGTGAGTGCATGAATGATAGCGTgcgtgggtttgtgtgtgtgtgtgtgtgtgtgcatgcctgcatgtgtgtttgtttgtgtgtctaatCCTTGGGCTAGATAGTTTCTTGGCAGTGGAACGCCTCCTCTTTCACCTTAACTCCACAGCGCTTGGCTCACACAGCAAATGTGGACGTCAAGGTCATGAGTGTCTCGTCACAGTCACTTGTTATTCACTTACCGGAGTCCACATCCCACGCACAGAAAGGCCACATAGAAAAGTGTAGACTCAGCGAGAGATAAAATGTAATGTGTCTCACTTTGCCGTGAAGCGTGATTCTGCACTGAGCAATCAGTTGGCTGTTAATATGTAGGAATGTACGggatgcaggagaggagagggtgatgATCGAGGGGCAGATGAATCAGCacctctcttcctgtttcaacacagacagacaggaaatttAGATGACCCCGAGCCAAACACAAGGTATTTCCTATGTGCAGGTCTTATTGTCTCCTCCCTTTGTTGTTCAGGACAACAAATGGGCTCAGAAACACCCAAAAAACGTTGGTAAACAtcaaaaactgctgtaaatattTCCCCTGACCCCTAACATCTAGCCCAAGGGATTCAGGACTGGACTGGGAAGAGGgtgttgatgttttctgtcacaaaTAGTACTTGGACTTTGCTTGCAATAGTGCCttcatctactgtatgtgtatgtgagtttctg
This window of the Chaetodon auriga isolate fChaAug3 chromosome 14, fChaAug3.hap1, whole genome shotgun sequence genome carries:
- the slc7a14a gene encoding putative cationic amino acid transporter; translated protein: MSGLVGKLDPRRVQWAAGWNTFASRVLRTKPVESMLDSAMSGTSSHGTRLARVLSTVDLVSLGVGSCVGTGMYVVSGLVAKEMAGPGVIVSFIIAAVASILSGVCYAEFGVRVPKTTGSAYTYSYVTVGECVAFFIGWNLILEYLIGTAAGASALSSMADSLANHSISNFMITHIGTLNGLGKGEQSYPDLLALLIALLVTVIVALGVKNSVGFNNVLNVINLIVWVFMMIAGLFFVSGENWDEGRFLPFGWSGVMQGAATCFYAFIGFDIIATTGEEAKSPNTSIPYAITASLITCLTAYVSVSVILTLMVPYNEIDADAPLMEMFAMHGCMFAKYIVAVGSIAGLTVSLLGSLFPMPRVIYAMAGDGLLFKFLANVSSYTETPAVACVVSGFLAALLSLLVSLRDLIEMMSIGTLLAYTLVSLCVLLLRYQPEGDIHGFVNFLSEEQNNKRKEGVLAECEKDACSPTSEADEYGGPPTNTCGAKNLPSLGDNEMLIGKPDKNAYTASHPNYGTVDMTTGIEAEESEGGMSRRLKKLIGPRYYTMRIRLGLPGKMDRPTPATGKTVTVCVLLLFIFIFAFCSFIIFGSSSIGEGHWWALLLLIFFIIIIALLIIIILQQPENPKRLPYMAPCVPFVPASAMLVNIYLMLKLSAITWIRFSIWCIVGVLIYFGYGMWNSTLEITARENEVHASTYQRYDQGVDEGFCGFDDDFYPPTTDAWGAPEAGSGLTPPPETKPESGGTPSKGGGRTIANHGLAEEDPMDF